The Oncorhynchus mykiss isolate Arlee chromosome 30, USDA_OmykA_1.1, whole genome shotgun sequence genome includes a window with the following:
- the LOC110521879 gene encoding trafficking regulator of GLUT4 1, translating to MSSNTNAAHSGVEGEQQPEQTITSQPTSAEHQETAPDSSQSESKDHLAVISEKMETSNGMCAADSSPTSSISSPKRLQHAKPTNGRARKGSRSGSLLGHGAGSPRPSISRQPSTVTEEDDGKPPRDYLILAILSCFCPLWPINIVALVFSVMSRNSLQLGNVDGARRLGRNAMVLSIVSLVGGVIIIIAAIVLNWGSIIKS from the exons ATGTCTTCCAACACCAATGCTGCCCACAGTGGAGTGGAGGGAGAACAGCAGCCGGAGCAGACCATCACCTCCCAGCCAACCAGCGCTGAGCACCAAGAGACAGCCCCTGACTCCAGCCAATCGGAATCCAAAGACCACTTGGCAGTAATCAGCGAGAAGATGGAGACCA GTAATGGAATGTGTGCTGCCGACTCCTCACCCACATCTTCCATCTCGTCCCCAAAGCGACTGCAACACGCCAAACCAACCAATGGCCGGGCGCGGAAAGGAAGCCGCTCTGGGTCCCTGCTGGGTCATGGGGCAGGGTCTCCCAGGCCTTCCATCAGCCGTCAGCCCAGCACCGTGACAGAGGAAGACGACGGCAAGCCCCCTAGAGACTACCTAATATTGGCCATCCTGTCCTGCTTCTGCCCCTTGTGGCCCATCAACATCGTGGCTCTTGTCTTCTCTGTTATG TCGAGGAACAGCCTGCAGCTGGGGAACGTAGACGGGGCGCGGCGTCTGGGCCGGAACGCAATGGTGCTGTCGATCGTTTCACTAGTTGGCggggtcatcatcatcatcgcagCCATCGTCTTAAACTGGGGAA GTATAATAAAATCCTGA